TTCATTAGGATTAGGTCTTTGTCTTTTGGTAAAAAAAACCACTTAGTTTAacctataaaaacataacaatgaCTTCAATAAAACAACTTGctttcacctaatcaaacaataaattcaataaaaacataacaattacacctaatcaaacaatgacttcaataaaacaagttgatttcacctaatcaaacaataaattaaataaaacatatcaatttcacctaatcaaacaatcaattcaaTAAAACAAGTTActttcacctaatcaaacaataaattcaaaaaaaacatatcaatttcacataatcaaacaatcaattcaataaaaaaaCATAGCAATATAACCTAAGCAAACAATATAACTTCAACAAAACAAATCAATTTCACCCAAATCAATCACTAACTTCAAAAACACATCAATTTCAAATATCTTAATGAATTGGTAATTGGTAAAACTTACTTGCTTCATTGTGAAATCGATCAAGATATCAAGTATTGTGAAATTTGATCCATGAAACCATTGAAATCGATCAAGCCTCAGCCCTCAAGGTTGATTGATCGATTGAATTTTGGGGCCAAAAGAAAGTCGATACTGTCGTGCGTGCCTACAGCCTACTGCTTCGGCCTTCCCTTCATGCGTCCCTCTATTCTTATTTCTTCgatcgtgttttttttttttttttttttttttttttttttttttttttctttcaaccgATGGATGGATTATAATTTCACAATTAGGATTATTGGGCTATCTTTTTTACAAGCAATTAGCCCAATTGCTAATTTATCAAATTAAGTTTCATTTGGGTTTTAGGGCTTTAGACAATTGGACTAACTACAATTGAATAAAACATTTGGctcgttattattttttttcgtttGGTAATTCCCGAAAGAGTGACAAGATTTTTTTATGTACTTGCACAATTTTTTTAGTAGGTGCACGATTTTTTTTACGTAGTGGCACATTaggtaaaaattaaaaaaaaaaaaaattttctaCTTCGTACGCGGAAGCTAGGTGTTGCCGGTGCCACACCGGGCACCTAGCTAGGACCGCCCATGATTTTATACCTTTACTTATCATCATTATTTTTATCCAGATTGACCAACGATGCATCCATAAAAAAACGGATCCAATGGTAACATGAATAGTATAAGTAAGCAAGTAGCAGAGGTAATGGtacttttttaatttaaaaatgcaaaatttatgttaaatgaaagtacgttgctattaatgGTAAAAAACAATTAACATTGTTTGAAATGTAATCAAGTTTAAATATTTAACATTGCAGAAAAGAATGATATGACATAAATATGTGTCACAGAAATGGTCACTATAGTAGATTTGTGGAAatgttacataaatggtccatatagCAGATTTTTTTAGACAAATTgtcattttggtttcaggtacttcaatggATCGTGGTAAGGTGAATATGTGACCGTACACATCTTCACGTTTTTGGACTTATAATTTATGGGAAACTTTAATATTGTCAAAGTTTTGGAAACTATGTTTAAAACAAATTCTGATTTTTAAATGATGTTTCGAATACAATACTTTTTGTGAATATTTCTTTTGGAAAATGgttgttttgaaaggtttaaattttatgaaaatttatgggtgttacatgaagatatttagatattttgatatttagATTCCTTTGCATAAAAAAATAGACGtgtaattaattcaaaatttgtTCTTATTTTCAGGGACATGATATATAAATTGAAGAATGAAGATTGAAAATCGTTATAGGTAATTTTGGTATGGAATAATGTAtttcataattaattattaattaatgaaGGATATAATTTATTCGTCTTTtagtatgaaaataatatatttaataattaattattaattaatgaaGGATATAATTTATTCGTCTTTTAGTATGGAAAATCGTTACAGACAATTATGTTTTGTAGGAGATAATTACGGATAGTGAATGAGGATTTCAATTGATTTATAGGGTAATAAAGATTACTTATTCGCATTCCATTTATAAAAGCATTGCAGGAAataaatcaatttcatatttgaaaaacaaactttcattttttttcagaTATAACCGATTTTGCATATTTGTTTCGCATATTTTTGCATATTTATTGTAGAAAGGAAATGAAGGCATTTTGGGTAATTTAGTTTAGTAAAAGAAGCGGGAAAATTCGATTTTGGGGGGCTTGGAGATTGACACGTGGCAAATTTCTACTTAGTTATTAGATTAGGGGATTAATACATATTTTAAAATGGAGTTGTTTTTAAGAGTTCGAGCATTAAGACCGACTGGTATACCGGCAACGAAGGGGCTCGTGGTCTACGTGGCCATGAGCGTTGTCCGTACACACCATCCCGAACGTTCGTGGTCGTGGTGGTTCGTGGTGGAGTGGACGGAAGACCATGGTCGTTCCTCTCTCagtcttctccctctctctccgtTCGTTGTCGTCTCCGGTACACCAACACAGTTCCGTGGTTCGTGAAGGTCCTCGTGGTTCTGTTCTTCGTGACAAGCATAACGGATGGTCTAATTTGGGGGTGTAAGAACCATTGCACACATGCGAGATAATATTTTAAAGTTATTAAAGAATTGGTTTGGTAATTGGTATAAGACCTTATCCCACATCGCATGCTTCAAGAAAAAAAGGGGAGGGCACCCTCTTATAAACAGCCAAAAAGGTGATCACACACGCTTTATGTtagtaaaattagggtttgcggtAGAGATCTGGATACCAGCTTGGATCGTGATATTACTTTTTGAACAAATATTTCTACCCCATGtctgggttacaagaaattcaacCTAGGATAATCCAAGCGGACACTTACGTTTCTAGGCACAGAAAACGTAAGCTATTATGCTAAAGGGTTCTGTGAATGTGTGATGAAAAACGAGAGCTAAAAAGAACGTCACCCCCTTCTGGAAAAGAAGAGTCGTTTATATACTaaacacgattagggtttcattagggttgggccgtcATTAGTTGCATTGGAAGCCAGTAATATTAATCCGGattagggttaccaaaactaacgagtttcgttagttttaccataatcaccctcaagaaattGAGTTTTTCCATTAACCAGCcggaccccagccaggggctctaccCCTTAgaccccgctaggggcgctgcccctagaccACGCCAAAGGGGCGCTGACCCTTTGGAAACCCCGGAACcgggggcgctgcccccggaccctcgactagtcgtcgaaccggcttttgactcgatcttatacatgcgtgcactccgcACAACCTCGTACATgtattagagtacaaatcatgaagccccttagctcacatgttagttccagttacttaaaatgacacggtgacactaaaatcaccaacacttTACCTTAAGTTGGTTTAGTTTAACGATGAACCCACTTAAGAACTAGTTTAAAACAATGCAAACGTGGTTCAAGCCAACTTGGTTTAGTTAAAACATTGAACGTTGGTTTCACTTGGTTTCATGTTTCGGTTTTTGGGTCGGGTTTTCAGGTACTTTATTGGGTTTCGGGTATAGGGTTGGGTTTGGGAGAAAGTTTTGCCCCGATAAGAACCCATCGGGTTTCGGGGCGGTTTGGGTATATTTTTCATTTTCGGGTTTTGGGATGGGATACATTGTCCCGCCCTGCCTTGAACCCGTCCCATTGCCATTCCTAACACCCCACGTACTTACTTTGAAATTACGAATTGCCACCGGGGACTAAACTTGCAATTAAAACACAACTCAAGGGTTAAAATGAGTACCTGAAAAATAGATGTTACAACGCCAATgtacaccaaaataaatattgTAAATTTTTAAACGAGAAAAGAACTTTTTGGTGTGTAATTGGTATGAAATCCTGGGCGTTACAAACACTTCGCATGCTTGGAAATCAAATAAGGAATTATTTAGCATGTCATCCCATTTATAACCTTTTGGAAGCATTTTGATCATTATAAAAACAAGTAATAAGGTAGCATATAACATGCTTCAAAACCTTCAATTTGCTTTATAAGAGagtatttttaacatttaaatcTTTTTAAATCAGCCATGTATCTATCTCATAGTGGGAAAAGTCCTCATGTACTTTCCTGGGTAGTTAGGTTGTCTAACTGCACAAGTCTATCGATCCTTTACTCTTGATCCTTTGCTTTGCTCTATAACTCTTTCACCTTTAATTCCTATATAATTGTTCTTTcactttattaattaatttactaGCATATACTCATACATATAATATGTCCATAGTCATTCTATACACCAACTATCTCACTTGACAGATAGCTCAACGCTTTCTAAAGTTGTCTCATCATACTTGTATTTCATTAACACTTTTGTTATGGATAAAAGCCTTTTTTATAATTCTTATAAGTTTGTTTGACTTATAGTCTTATGTACCATTTCTTTTCAACATTCATAATGTTGCTCCATGTTATTTGAAATAATACAACTTCAACTATTATATGCAACTCCCCCATTATATACCACTACTGATGATCTTCAAATTTCACAGGCCACCTGGATTTTTGCAGATGGTGACCAAAATATGGTAATTTTTGTTCCGCATGCCACCTAGGTTTTCGTTGACATGTGAAAATCATGGCTATTTGTGTCAAGGAAATAACAAAACTCAAAACTAACAACATATAATCAAAGCCAAACTATGagaataaaaaataataacatataatcaaaaGGCAAGAACAAAGACTACAAACAAAGCTTAAGAACTAAGAAACAAAGGCAAAAAAATGCAATCAAATCTCAAGAGACGAGAATAAAATACCATCAAAGCTTAAGAACTAAAGATTATAGAATAAAACACATGGGAGTTCTTATGGTAAGAAACTAATGCAAAAAAATGCAACCTTCTTTTTGCTCTTTCTTCAGGTTGCCTCCATGAACGCACCACCTAGGAGCCCTAATCACATTCCAAAGGCTCAACTTCAATTCAAAGCACAAGCCCCCTTTTATtgcatctctaaatattattaaaagagaacccttAATTCACCAACGAAGCAATCAAgaccattgattgtatttcaatcatatgatTTTCACCACTAGAtcaaattgatgacatcatcttctcaaaataaaattcaaaggtttaattatagaatctttaaatttaccaattacatttcaaacacaattacattaaattatagaatctttaattaTAGAATttattcatatttaattatagaatctattcatactttcaaaaatatatttcacaattcgggcataattacatttaattatagaatctttaaaatcagcaattatgttatcaattaaAGCATACAGTTCTATTTATATATGAGACATCGGTTTCTCCATAAATCTGGCAAAAAACATGAATAAACGCCCTCATCTTTCTCCTCAGTTTTTTCTCTTAAACCAGAATTCCCTAATCCTCTTCTTCCTCATGTCAATGGTTGTGCTTCAATTGATGCTTTGTGTGTTCATAATAGAATGTAGCACCATAAGGTGGTTCCTTTTTCTCATGTATTCTTAGAATTTGCGTATTGCTTATTCTTGCATCTCCAATTATCACACCTCTGTTTTGGCTTCACACAAATCTCTAGAAACTGAATCAAGCATCTCCTTCAAGACATCTTTTGACGATCTATGTCATCATGaaccctaattaatattgttcataatttaattccattatttatagtttttggcttcaaaatttaaacctgattagttttttctttttaaaaaaactccttaaataagcatatcaataattatgttatctttaatatatattaaaacaaaaatcttaTTATCATCTGAAACAATCTGGTTCATTGATTGCATTTCAATCTTatgttttccacccttagattAAATTGGTGACACCATCTTCCccaaatggaatgtatttaattccaataaaagctTTCCAATTGTCAAACGAAATTAACTTAAATCCATTGAAATagaatgtatttaattttaataaatttcctcctattttaaatcttgaatttccgGTTATAAAGGTGTTAAAATAGTcaactttaaaaacatattactgaAAACCATTTCAATTAAGGCATTAAATATCtaccattaatataaatccgtttatattagcaaaccattaatataaaatccatttttattaggaaaccattaataccaaaaaatctgattcaaattatcacatacatatacgatttATCCTTGAATTTGCGGCCTACACTTATTTTCGATCGTTgcttttcttcaaaccttctcctACACCATCATTCTTATTGTTTATCACTACCATCATCATTATCTGTTTCAAACCTTCATTGTTGTGCActagaaggtcagtaccttctttcgcttttttatattttttcgattattttttgttccCGTATCAAAtatacgtgtatatatatatatatatatatatatatatatatatatatatatatatatatatatatattgatattcTTTGTCACAACTTATATGAAATCGATTAACATCATTCAGTCTAGATTaagtcaaacaaaacaaaaatgtttaatttttcatattaaattctTAACCTATTAACTTGGACTCATACTCAACAACCTCTACAAACTACAATAGCTATgtgattttttttacaatttatagcaacatacttaccaTGAAAAAAGAACTTTTAATTTAAACTACAACTTAGTTTTTTATCGGTAACAACAATATACAACACTTAATATCAACATCATTTCCTACTGGTTTCTCTAAATATTAATACATGAACCATATCAAAAGTAGGCTAAGAAGTTAGAATCTAAACTAGGAATAATCTTATTTCCTTGAATATCATATTTACGGTATTATagaatttttttatttgattgtagAATCAAATTGCATAATTACAATTAACATtgtttttattaaactttgtatGTAGGTATGAAACAACAATAAGTATATTTTTGAAGGAAAAgtgttcaaaataatttgtataatCTAAATACATGTTAATTTAGTTCATTTCTATACTTTCTTGTAACATTGAATTTTTTTGTCATGTTACATTCAAAATATGGGTTATTAGAACAGACACCTTAGGTGTTTGACGAAATGTCTCAAAGAATCTGACACAAGTTCTCTACGCTCACCTCACAACCATGTATAatttttttctagatttttagCATCATGTGTTTAATATGTTTGCAACTTTGTAgtgttacatgttttttttttttttttgtctcatcCTCAGGTTTTTCTATCTCTGACAGGgcttcattttttatatttattgtaaaCTATCTATTCAACCTATGTCACTTTGTTATGACTTCTATCAGCGTGATAAGATTCTAATAAATTGTccatttcttgatcttttagAAAAAGATGTTCTAACTGGATTATCATCTACTACCGTGGTATTCTATTTTGTTGATGAAGCAGTCTATGATTTGACCATGATGTTTTTTACGGATTATGTTTGGACTGATAATTGTTCTTGTCATCAAAAAAAATACATCCAACAAAAAGGGAAagataattttttaaattaataccaTCATTTAACTTTAAatgattttttcaactttgatggCATGTAACAGAGTTTTGGCtgaaattttcaattttgtcGGCATATAACAAGTTATGACTTAAATAATGATATTAGATATTTGGGCAATCAGGTTTTCTTCGGTTCCTAAATTATTTTGCCGAAAGTGGTCCAATTTGGTATTATTGATCTTACAAAAGGCAAGTCTCATGTTTCTTTTAGCATATCCATTGAGTTTAATAGTTTATTGttcatatatgtttttttttaaaaaaaaaatgttaaatcttGTTTTAGTGAATGCAAGTCAGTAGGAAGTAAAGGTGCAAGAAGAGAAAAATACTAAATATGGGATGATCATGGTTATTTAAAgccaaaataaaattcaaaagtaACAAAtgctaaatttaaaagataaacacTTATAATGCAGAATACATATTATACTTCCTAAATAAGTAACCAAAAACTAACCTCATacccaaataaattacatattaactaacatcaataaattataattatagtgtcttgatttttaattatacattatagAGAGTCGGTTAATATGTAGTCATTATTTTTGTATTCGTATCGGTTTTGAACTATAAAAACtatattcaaataataaaaatgaaatgtaACATATACGATGGTAATAATGCAAAAATAACCTTCAAATTTGGTTTGATACAAAAAAATAGTCTAAAACTTATTTATAAAAGCAACAAGAAATAACAACGAACTTTCAAAAAGAAATGAGAAATTACAACTAACTGTTAAAAACTATCAAGAATGTATAATATAGGATGATAATAATGCTTAAAAACACCGAGTTTGGTTTGATGCGaaaaaaagtaattttatatGAAAGTAGGATTGCAGTAATACTAAAAGAACCTATATGTTTTTTATCTGATGCAAAAGTGGTCGAAACATACTTCTAAAttggcaagaaatagcaatgaacTTTTAATTCATCTTGAATAACCATTTAATAGCTATTTGTGAAAGATATGAATACTCAGCAGTTAAGACCATAAACCTTACTCAAACGTCCGTAAATGTTTGAAGTAAGCATTCATTTTTCCATTATTTTATCATTGtcgtaaaataaaaataaaaaatcatcatttgtttaaattgttttattcGTCTCATAATAAGAAGTAAGTTGTGTGCCAAttatgtattttgacattttcaatGAGTTATGAGCAATATCTAAATCGAGCaagcataaatgtttttatatttctttgttatagttttttttttatatatgtaatattgtatgtgtgtgtgtgtggggggggggggggggggttatgtgGTTCATTTCAAAtgctattttttaaaataaacaattCTATTTCGTAATATAACCATAAAATAAGaatgtattttgaaagtacattgtcaaaCGTTGGATTATACTTGCGTAGACCCGTTTTTGCGCATGGTTAACTATATGTAGCTGTTTCCGGTGTCACAAGTAAAAAAGACTTGAACGTACTTTGTGGCGATGaaggtcgttcaactaataaaacaaaaaatggtgtctacaaagaggtccttcaacGACTATATTAATTAACAACCTGAGTGTATTttatacacatttcaataatatcaataaccctgattttttttttttataattattatgcaatatctatatacatttatattttatttatgcgttccccgcgtttaacgcgggtcataatctagtaacCTAAAAAAGCTATGAACAAAGTATAGGTACCAAAATTGCAACAAATTAGATAGTTGAACCAAAGATGTGATGAACACCTAACATCatggaccaaacatgcaatttacTCGTAACCGATAAATAGGTTGGAACGGATCATAATTGTGCATGCCCATCTTCTTCAATTTTGCAGAGAAACCCCTAGCGTGCAATTCACGTCCAAATCATAATCTTCACAATGCATAACAAGATTGGTGATTTGGTTCCCCTATTAATTAAAACCTATAAATATCTTGAGAGGATCAAATCGGTGTCTCTCACTATTTGTTCAATTCTGCACAGCAATCTCTTAGCGTGTGATTGACGCCAGTTTTCGAAGCCCCACAATCCGAAAGTCTTCTGCTTAAACGTTCAAAGGTTTCGAAGCCTGAATCAGAGCCTGAGTTCTTCGAGGAGCAGCGTGATATGGTAAACTAGTATGTCTTGCTGATTTGTGTTTTAATGTAATACTCTTTTAGTGACAGGGTTTTCGTAGTCATAGTTACGACCTTTGAAAATCAAAATCAATATGAGCTTCATTACAGATGTATCTACACACGCTTCTAATGTGAACTGTTTTTTCaagagttgatttagttttcaaACAATGTTACAGTGAATTCATATCTAGATTGAAATTGAAATCTGTACTGTATCTCGTCTTGGATTTTATCTTCTCTTGTTAGATGGCTTAACGTGTTCTTACCTATTGACTATTGTTATTGCAGGAGGACTTACGGAAACAGGCATTCCCTGTTGGAACAGAGGTATAACACTATAAGCCACCATTTCTGTTCATCTCGTTAGTTTTGTCAATTTGTGTAGGATGCTCATTGGGTTTGCCCTTTTCATGACAGTGGCACCAGCTTGACTCGCTCTCTGAATACAAATGGAATTTCTCAAATCTTGAAGTGAGTTACATTACATTCTATTCTAGTGCTTGTTTTATATCCCAAGGCCCCATTGTTATCCATGACTTGTACGCATTTGCCAATGGGAGAAAAAGACTTGAATACTCTTTTCATTTTCATCTTAAAAATAACCCTAGAAAGCTTGTCTAGTTCATGTCATTCATGTTTCTCATAGCCTACCATTGAGAAAAAATGTAGGTATTTGTTAGAAATATATGCAACAAAGTCTTGAATGTTTTTTCTTTCAAAGCGTATAGGGTGCATTTGAAGAGGGTGGGGTATTACATGGGAAGAAAGTCTACCTTTTCACATGTACAGAGCGTAAGTAGTGAATGAAACTCAGATTCTTTTGACTCTttttattttgggattttgtaaCTTGTTTTTGTGTCTTTTGCAGCACAATTACTCTCATTTCATGATCAAACAAAAGTGATCTGCATACCTGTAGTGGTTGCAGTTAGTAGAGgacaattaaatttttattttttatttttaaacactTCAAGATTTGCATACATACCCCTTTCTTATATTTACCTTTTTTCAAATATTGAGCAGGTTGTATCTCCATTTCCACCTTCTGATAAGATTGGAATTCAATCTGTTTATAGAGAGTCTGAAGAAATTCTTGACATGAAACAGAtgaaaatggattgggttccataTATTCCATTAGGAAAAcggtaattaattaattaattattattatttttatatcgaCAACCATATCCAATATGTCCCAATTAATGAAATCTCATTTCTTGATTTCTTACAGGGGTTCTTCAATTGAAAGAGTCAAATCTCAAATCTTTATTCTAAACTGTGTCCAAAGAAGGTATTCTATTCTCCCTTGATTAAATTTACATCTTCACATTTGCCTGAAGATAAGAAGGATGCCTTTGTTAAATAAATTAATGGGGAAAATAAGAAACAGAGGCTATATCTTGATAATCTTGTTGAATTGTCTTTATTTGACTTATTTATGAAATGATATAGGAATTTGTTAGGGAAAGGGTTAGAGAAGGAAAAAGAGCTAATCGTGAGGTAACTTTttgttaaataaattattttttattttcatgcTAAAGAATTACTTGAGATtggttttagtttttttattaatattataaattTTGTAGGCAAGAGAAAAGAGGAAAAATGCTCGAGTGGCAATGAGCGAAGAGAAAAAGGCTGCATTTGAAAACATCAAATTTTATAAATTCTACCCTGTTACCACACCCGACACTC
The genomic region above belongs to Lactuca sativa cultivar Salinas chromosome 4, Lsat_Salinas_v11, whole genome shotgun sequence and contains:
- the LOC111897301 gene encoding protein HEAT INTOLERANT 4 gives rise to the protein LTPVFEAPQSESLLLKRSKVSKPESEPEFFEEQRDMEDLRKQAFPVGTEWHQLDSLSEYKWNFSNLEGAFEEGGVLHGKKVYLFTCTEPQLLSFHDQTKVICIPVVVAVVSPFPPSDKIGIQSVYRESEEILDMKQMKMDWVPYIPLGKRGSSIERVKSQIFILNCVQRRNLLGKGLEKEKELIVRQEKRGKMLEWQ